The proteins below are encoded in one region of Desulfovibrio sp. X2:
- a CDS encoding ABC transporter permease, giving the protein MSSPRLRRLRAIMVKETLQILRDPSSILIGFLLPVFLTLLSGYSVNLDIKGVPIGVVLEDASSDAQSLAAAFLATPYFKATVARDRRAFDDEMVSGKIRGIVVIRQDFTRRLERADESAPFQVISDGGEPNTATFVQNYAQGVWLGWMQGRALEKGLPFQQPVELTPRMWFNQELLSLNSLLPGGMAINLTLIGAMLTALVVAREWERGTMEAMMATPVGRFEMLAGKLVPYFVLGMAALFICLLITLLVFHIPFRGSILALSAVSAVFLVSALGMGLFISSAARNQFVAAQTSILAAFLPAYFLSGYVFETAGMPAPIRMLSYAISARYYVSCLKTLFLVGDAWPLLLPNMAGMAIIAFIFLFLSTLKTAKRIA; this is encoded by the coding sequence GTGAGCTCCCCGCGCCTGCGCAGGCTCCGCGCCATCATGGTCAAGGAGACGCTGCAGATCCTGCGCGACCCCTCCTCCATCCTCATCGGCTTCCTGCTGCCCGTCTTCCTCACGCTGCTCTCCGGCTACTCCGTGAACCTCGACATCAAGGGCGTGCCCATCGGCGTGGTCCTCGAGGACGCCTCGTCCGACGCCCAGTCCCTGGCCGCCGCCTTCCTGGCCACGCCCTACTTCAAGGCCACCGTGGCCCGCGACCGCCGCGCCTTCGACGACGAGATGGTCTCCGGAAAGATCCGCGGCATAGTCGTCATCCGCCAGGACTTCACCCGCCGACTCGAGCGCGCGGACGAAAGCGCGCCCTTTCAAGTCATCTCGGACGGCGGCGAGCCCAACACCGCCACCTTCGTGCAGAACTACGCCCAGGGCGTGTGGCTCGGCTGGATGCAGGGCCGCGCCCTGGAGAAGGGCCTGCCCTTCCAGCAGCCCGTGGAGCTCACGCCGCGCATGTGGTTCAACCAGGAGCTCCTGAGCCTCAACAGCCTGCTGCCGGGCGGCATGGCCATCAACCTGACCCTCATCGGCGCCATGCTCACCGCCCTGGTCGTGGCCCGCGAGTGGGAGCGCGGCACCATGGAGGCCATGATGGCCACGCCCGTGGGCCGCTTCGAGATGCTGGCCGGGAAGCTCGTGCCCTACTTCGTCCTGGGCATGGCCGCGCTCTTCATCTGCCTGCTCATCACCCTCCTCGTCTTCCACATCCCGTTCCGCGGCTCCATCCTGGCGCTCTCCGCCGTCTCGGCGGTCTTCCTCGTCTCCGCCCTGGGCATGGGCCTGTTCATCTCCTCGGCCGCGCGCAACCAGTTCGTGGCCGCGCAGACCTCCATCCTGGCCGCGTTCCTGCCCGCCTACTTCCTCTCGGGCTACGTCTTCGAGACCGCGGGCATGCCCGCGCCCATCCGCATGCTCTCCTACGCCATCTCGGCCCGCTACTACGTCTCGTGCCTGAAGACCCTCTTCCTGGTCGGCGACGCCTGGCCCCTGCTCCTGCCCAACATGGCGGGCATGGCCATAATCGCCTTCATCTTCCTCTTCCTCTCCACGCTCAAGACCGCCAAGAGGATCGCCTGA
- a CDS encoding ABC transporter permease, with translation MFGRVKALVIKELLAVLRDKKSRMALIMPPLLQLTIFAFAATLEVKNVSLAVLDKDGGQAAVELVQRFAAAPYFTKIITLHGQEQVAPALEDETAMAVLVINQNFSRDVAQFRRATPVHPQAAVQLLLDGRRSNTSQIIQGYASRIVEQYNADYASTYNLRGPPAELVARNWFNPNLDYLWFTVPNLIGMLAMVVGLMVTSLSVARERELGTFDQLLVTPLHPLEILAGKTIPAMIMGLLEGFLIVAVAILLFRIPFHGSIIVLAVSLFLYMFSVVGFGLFISSLCNTQQQAILGTFTFMVPASLLSGFATPIETMPHFLQIISLANPMRHFLVAVRGILLKAMPLSMVFDTLWPLLVIALATLSLAGWFFSRKLE, from the coding sequence ATGTTCGGCCGCGTGAAAGCCCTGGTCATCAAGGAGCTGCTGGCGGTCCTGCGCGACAAGAAGAGCCGCATGGCCCTCATCATGCCGCCGCTGCTGCAGCTCACCATCTTCGCCTTCGCCGCCACGCTGGAGGTCAAGAACGTCTCCCTGGCCGTGCTCGACAAGGACGGCGGGCAGGCCGCCGTGGAGCTCGTGCAGCGCTTCGCCGCCGCGCCCTACTTCACCAAGATCATCACCCTGCACGGCCAGGAGCAGGTGGCCCCGGCCCTGGAAGACGAGACCGCCATGGCCGTGCTGGTCATCAACCAGAACTTCTCGCGCGACGTGGCCCAGTTCCGGCGCGCCACCCCCGTGCACCCGCAGGCGGCGGTGCAGCTCCTCTTGGACGGCAGGCGCAGCAACACCTCACAGATCATCCAGGGCTACGCCTCGCGCATCGTGGAGCAGTACAACGCCGACTACGCCTCGACCTACAATCTGCGCGGCCCGCCCGCCGAGCTGGTGGCCCGCAACTGGTTCAACCCGAACCTGGACTACCTGTGGTTCACCGTGCCGAACCTCATCGGCATGCTGGCCATGGTCGTGGGCCTCATGGTCACCTCGCTGTCCGTGGCGCGCGAGCGGGAGCTCGGCACCTTCGACCAGCTCCTGGTCACTCCCCTGCACCCGCTGGAGATCCTGGCCGGAAAGACCATCCCGGCCATGATCATGGGGCTGCTGGAGGGCTTCCTCATCGTGGCCGTGGCCATCCTCCTCTTCCGCATCCCGTTCCACGGCTCCATCATCGTCCTGGCCGTCAGCCTCTTCCTGTACATGTTCTCCGTGGTCGGCTTCGGCCTGTTCATCTCCTCCCTGTGCAACACCCAGCAGCAGGCCATCCTCGGCACCTTCACCTTCATGGTCCCGGCCTCGCTCCTCTCCGGCTTCGCCACGCCCATCGAGACCATGCCCCACTTCCTGCAGATCATCTCCCTGGCCAACCCCATGCGCCACTTCCTCGTGGCCGTGCGCGGCATCCTCCTGAAGGCCATGCCGCTTTCCATGGTCTTCGACACCCTCTGGCCGCTCCTCGTCATCGCCCTGGCCACCCTCTCCCTGGCGGGCTGGTTCTTCAGCCGCAAGCTGGAATAA
- a CDS encoding D-glycerate dehydrogenase → MAKPKVYVTRRIPEAGLDLLAHHAELVVNPEDRPLSRDELHRNAATADGVLGLLTDRIDAAFFDAARNLKGYANYAVGFDNIDVAEATRRGIPVSNTPDVLTLATAELAWGLLFAVARRVVESDAVMRSGRWPGWGPLQFIGADVTGKTLGIVGSGRIGTAMARMSRGFDMKVLYTSSSRRNDALEQELGARRVPFDELLAESDFISIHAPLTPNTRHLFNAQAFARMKPTAVLVNTGRGPVIDEAALVAALTDGQIGGAGLDVYEFEPKMAEGLAALPNAVLLPHIGSATRSSRDGMAELAARNLIAMLEGDTPPTCLNPDVLKK, encoded by the coding sequence ATGGCCAAGCCCAAAGTCTACGTCACCCGCCGCATCCCCGAAGCCGGGCTCGACCTCCTCGCCCACCACGCCGAGCTCGTGGTCAACCCCGAGGACCGGCCCCTTTCCCGCGACGAGCTGCACAGGAACGCGGCCACAGCCGACGGCGTGCTCGGCCTGCTCACGGACAGGATAGACGCCGCATTCTTCGACGCCGCGCGAAACCTCAAGGGCTACGCCAACTACGCCGTGGGCTTCGACAACATCGACGTGGCCGAGGCCACGCGCCGCGGCATCCCCGTGTCCAACACCCCGGACGTGCTGACCCTGGCCACGGCCGAACTCGCCTGGGGCCTGCTCTTCGCCGTGGCCCGCCGCGTGGTGGAGTCCGACGCCGTCATGCGCTCGGGCCGCTGGCCGGGCTGGGGCCCCCTGCAGTTCATCGGCGCGGACGTCACCGGCAAGACGCTCGGCATCGTCGGCTCCGGCCGCATCGGCACGGCCATGGCCCGCATGTCGCGCGGCTTCGACATGAAGGTCCTCTACACCTCCTCCTCGCGCCGAAACGATGCCCTGGAACAGGAACTCGGCGCCCGCCGCGTCCCCTTCGACGAGCTCCTGGCCGAGTCCGACTTCATCAGCATCCACGCCCCCCTGACCCCCAACACGCGCCACCTCTTCAATGCCCAGGCCTTCGCGCGCATGAAGCCCACAGCCGTCCTCGTCAACACCGGCCGAGGGCCCGTCATCGACGAGGCCGCCCTCGTCGCGGCCCTCACCGACGGACAGATCGGCGGCGCGGGCCTCGACGTCTACGAGTTCGAGCCCAAGATGGCCGAGGGCCTCGCCGCCCTGCCCAATGCCGTGCTCCTGCCCCACATCGGCTCCGCCACCCGCTCCTCGCGCGACGGCATGGCCGAGCTGGCCGCCAGGAACCTCATCGCCATGCTCGAGGGCGACACCCCGCCGACCTGCCTGAATCCCGATGTACTGAAGAAATAA